The genomic stretch TCATGTAAACTCTCAGACGCCGGATCAAGCACGGCAATGACATGGAAGAGGTGCTTGTTACCCAATACCACCATTGTTGGTAACAAAAAATGATGGATGAAAATGAACTGCTACCAGTAAGATAACTTGCCTGAGAGACCAGCAACTTTCAACACCTCAAACTTGACACTCATGGAATTGCATGTCTTCTTCCTCCAAGAAATATCTGCGATCAATAGCAATGGTGAATGCAATCGTCAGCAAGTTTTAAGATCTATGACTTCCATGAGGTGCAACAAAGGGATACAAGACTGGTTCTCACAAGACCTTGTTGACATCTTTCACCTGCCGATGCCGTGAACCTCTCTAATCTTGATGTTGTCAACTTGAGGATGACATAATCCAAGGCAATGtcctagagaagaagaagaaaatttcaaACAGAAGAGAACATTAATAGGCAAGTTGAGAACCTCAGAGATCTTCTCAAGCTTCTTTACATCTGCTGTTAACAGAAGTATCATTCGATAAATCTTGATCTGGCCTCATTACTGCAACATACTCTGAATACATTATGCATGCAGTTTTAAGctttagatattaaaaaaaaggtaACATTTTTTATTCAAAAACGAGAAAGAAAACAAAGTAGTTTATCCGTCGTGACATGTCAAAATAGTTAATCATATCACACAATAAATCCTACACATAAATCTTAATGACATAGGGTTGCTTAATGGAATGTTCAAACCTACCACTAATGATTGATAAAAGCATTTACAAATAGAACAGGTCTAATGCTTCCACCCTTTCGAGAAGCCTTCTTCAGTGTAAGGTTCCAAGAATCCAATGAACTGAAACAACGGAGAAAAAAGAAATGGCAGCTGGTTAGAATCGATCGTTTTGGAGATTCCTACAAGATTAACATGATATAGAGACCAAACTGACAGAAAATTTGATACACACGTTTTATATATGTGTGTATTACATGTCCTCTTAGTATTACTGAAAAAGAGGAGGCCAGAATCTGGTCCTTTATATATCATATGCTTCATATGTGCCTCATACTGCAGTGATTAACTATTCAATGAACATAGTGAAATTTCATTAATTAAGATATGTTTGTTGCTATAGATCAACGAAAAGAGCATAACTGGAATAATCTACCAAAGAAGAATCTAAGAACAACTTAACTTCAATATCATGATAAAAAGTGAAGTCTAACATTGTctcttttcttaattttatttaaaattattctaGTCAAGTTCTTGAATTCTCTCTCCTCAAATTGTTTCTCCGTGTATTGCAATATGTCATATTAGTTATTTGGTATAGGAACACAACTCATGTAACAGACATGAATAATGATATTGAAGACATGAATAATGATATTGAACACAACTCAAGTGAACTACCTTTAAACCATCTTTAGACCAGCGGGCACCAAAGCCTTCAGGAACTCTAATCTCGAAGACAGGCCCATGTGGTTGAATTAAGTGAACATTCATCCAACAGCAATTGTTCAACAAAAGGTTGACCGCTTCCAGAGCCAGCCTGTTCTTATTAGATTCTGAAGAAGAAAGGAATCAGCAAATAGTCATGGCAATTGATAAGAAAAATTTTATGGGCCAAAATGGAGCACCAAGGAGGACATACATACCACTTCCAGAGAGAACACCCCACCACCCACTGCTGCTCCTGTTAACATGCTTAGACAATGCCCTTGCAGCATCAGTTAATGAACAACCTTCGACCTCCAGCAAAATACGATGTCAAGATAGTCAAATGACTATGCTTCTACAGGTGCATCTTATTGTGGAAATGGAAGCGTTTATGAGGATCAGAGAAGAGCGATGCATGATAATATCTAGTTGCAGAGCAGTCACCAACAAGAATATATCTGACTCATTATCTACTTTAATAAACATACTCTTTGTCTTCAAGTTCTAAAGACCATCATCCAATGGTTGACTAAAAATTCAGGCAGGATTTTCACAGGAATGGAAATTTTGCAAGACATTTCAAGGCCAGAAATGTGAAGAATTGATTGCTAACAACATTAATAACAATGCAGCTGAAGGAATAAATTAGAAAATGATTTCCTCTACTAGGGAAAGTGACAAATAACTCACAGTTGGCCTAGTAGGTTGCATAGATGATGATATCAACAATGATCGTGGAGGAGGTAATGCATCTGGAACTGTTCCCACAGTGTGTGCCATACCAAGAAGGCCAGCAATGCCATCATAACTCAGTCCCTGACTTAGATATGAAAATGCAACATGAGGTCAAATTGAGTGACTCAAGGCTCATAAAGAAGGCTCTAATATAAAAACATTCATGATTATTCTTGTAACTTTATGAAACATGGATACATGAAAAATGTTCATTGTACTCATAATGAGTGTGTGTTGGAATCAAAATTCATCAGCTATTTGTCAAATGTATCTTCTCAGATGTGACAGTTACTACCATGAAATACCAAAGCAATCAATAATTAACTAAAAATTtagatattttcaaaacatttggGATAATAAGGACTTTGTTTTTCTCAAATGTAAGTTTTTTAATGATGGACAAGATAAATACACGATTCTAGATTGTTGTATTATGTCATTTCTGTTGAACATCAAACTTTTGTTAGTAACATTAGACTTaaaatgatgatttcatcattcTTCCTACATTATAAGCCATTGTTATCTTTTCTATATATCTGGGGCATCATGTTAATTAAAAGAAACACCTTTCACAAATATATAGATTCAGCTCTGGATCAGCTTTAGTACAATAAAATACTATCATAATTCCATCAAAATGCCCTACCCTGACAAAACTAAATATAGCTAAGTATAGGTGCATGTTGGTTTTCTAGTTTCTATCCCTACTATCAGAATCAAttacaataaaattttatttgattaatAAATCAAATTGGAATTGAAAATCATCACTCACAGAAAGAAGCTTGGCTAAGGAATCATATGGTTGGGTAGTTGGTTTTGAAACAGAGATAGCCAAGACACCATTAGACATTTCCTTCTCTTCTGTATAAAACTTGCGATATATTTGAACTCCTGAAAACAAGACAGTCCATTTTTAGGTAAAATTATTATATTCATCTACTGTTAAAAATGAAAATAGTTTAAAAGTTAACATTCAGCACTGTATTTATAGAATCTCTGCAACAACCTACTCAAGCTTGTGTACATCATATTTACTTGAAGAGGAAACAAGCTGATTCCAAAAGCCTAACCATTAAAAGGGTTTTAATGGAAAAGTCTAGAAAAGCAGTTCCATGAGCATGATTAAGAAGAGTTTCCAAAGCAGATGCTGTAACCTGGTATAAGATTTTTACTCCCCAGGTGTCCACAACTTAAATTTGTtatatatcatataatttaatagTAATTACAAATAAAAACTTTGACAATGCAAGTGAATCCTTGGTTCATGTAGATTGAAAATATGGGCGTGAtttgaaatcacatatagctttaAGTATCTAGAAGATACCAGCAACTTAAGGACCCTATAACAATGAAATCACAGCAAAATGTAAGAATACGTCAACCTGGCTTTAACTAGAAGAAAAGATCGACTATGAGGTGCATTTATGATATTGAGCACACCTTCATACATGATCACATCAAAAGAGATCATCACTCAATTTAAACTATTAGAAAAGATGAAATTATTACCATCATCAATTGTTGCAACTCCAGGAAGGACTTTAGCAAGTGTCTCTGCTTGCAGCATATCAGAGAACGAACTATAGCGATTAACATGCTGCAAAATGACCCCATGAGtctttaaatcaaaataaaagtaataaatattctctttttatCCTTTACATTTCCGAAATGGAGTTATTAATAGACTTTCAAAATGGCAACCATGTTTATCTGCTTATATAATGCACCATTATACAGCACTAAGAATTGTATGCAGATATGTTAAACCCAAGACTTGATATGTAGAAAGAAGTTCACTTAGTAGAGTATCAACGATAATGTAGCAAGTGGACAAAAATAGaatcaaatagaaaaaaataaaaaagcaacATTGTTCTTGTGTAGTTGCAGAATTATCAGTTCAAACGACATCCCAGAATAGTTAACAAACAAACTGATGGACCAGAATTAATGCTACTCGTGCCATGCACTAAGCATCAGGAAATTGGTTTTTCTGCATAAAAGAACAACTAGGGTTACCAAAGGGGAACAATCTTTAATTAAAGCAACACCCAGACTAAAGTTTTTCGTAAGTCTCAACAATGATCAGCAAAGTGCACTTCATAAAATAAGTACAAGTCACACAGTAGAACAAGTATCTGATAGTTATGTGAAACAGAATTAACAATATTACCTGAACTTCAAGCAAGAGGCATTTGTTGAAGAGAATCAAAGAACCCGGTACCATTCTGGCCAAAACACACCGGAATGATCCAAGTATAAGAAAGAGAATAATTTTGGAAGATTTGATGAGATAGTTGGGTATCTATCTCAGTTATGAGAATAGAAAAGACTTTATGGCTTCTTATAATATTAGGATGAGGTTAATTATGTCACATGCAAgtttattaaaaagatttatagTGAGAAGTCACTAAGATAAAATGCAACATATTAAATTCCAACCACTCTGGCTGTTATGCAAAATGATCTGCACAAGTATGGAGAAATCCACTCAAGGAATACATTGAACCAATGAGGCTATTCCTAATATGCAATCAAAGTAGATTTGACTAAAGAAGCATTGGAACTTCTACATTTTTTCTctaacagaaactgaaatttggtCAGCTCAAAATTTTATCTTTGTTCTTATTGTAGTAGAGTTGCAAGATAATCTCCTTTCTTCTCCCTACACTTTTGGGAGGCTTATTCTCCAACTCGAATTGCAGAACACCCTAAGAGGGTCATATTCTATTTCAAGGAAGACAGCAAAGGGCTAATTTTAGATAAATTTCTAGTTAATTTCTTAGTTAGAAAAAGTTAAactaataattttcttttctatGATTATTGAATAAATTTTGGCTTTAATTTTTAGAAACCTTCAtttttaggtttgttttgtgcaCGGATTCAAATATCTGATGGTATGCTGCATACTGACTGGTATTTACTGACCAAGGAGTGATATCGGGCCATATAGTTCAGTACTAGTCggtattatattttcattattttttggATGATATCAGATGGTATGGATCAGTATATTGCTGAATATATTGGTAGGCATACAGGTTTAGTAAACAACCGGAGCCAGTATTGAACCGAAATTAATCCTTACTTTCATGTTTGAGAGCCTAATATGGCTAAAATGTAAGTTAGGAAAGTTATTTACCTATTATGAATCATATTTTGAGAGTTTGAAAATCCTCTATATGCCTTTGTCCAGTGAATGATTACCTTATAACTCATAGCTCCAACAAGTATAGGTACTTGAAAGACTTTAAGTCATACTGGAGACTTTTGTTATCTTTGTTATTACTTAATAGAAGTAATGTAGTTAGTTAATCCTAATACTTCTGTCTCGGGGACTTGTTCTCCTTCTCAAAGTGGCGAATACCCTGATACGAAGGTCTTAGTTTAGTTTCTTTCTAAACTTGATTCATTTCTCTTACTAAAATATTTCAGCATAAATTTTACACTTGATATTGCCATAGTtaacataattaattatttattttaaatgccCTAAAGttcaattaataatttttaatgaaaaaaaacAACCATAGTTTGCTTCAATGGGTGTTACAAACCAAAGCAATTTTTTGCTTAAAGCTTCTAGTCAGCTCCTTGGGCTAAACCTGAGCATGTGGCTTACAGATTAGAGAGTCAGTTAACAGTTAACTGAGCTCGTTCAGCTCATTAACGCTCCTATTTCTTGCTATATATTTGTTGGATATATGTCAACAGAACTAAAGATGCAGTATATAACAGAGAAATTTGGTCCCATTTTGCAATAAAATATAACTACATAAAAAAATTACATATCAATAAAGAATTAAAATCCAAAACTAACAAcaatcatcaccacattgatttACAGTAATCTTTACTTTTAGATAAAACTGACACTTAATAATGATATTCTATGATATTTATTCTACACAATGTCCATCCCCTTTCTTGTACAAAAGCGACCACCAAGCTTTTTTAAACTTAAGTTTCACCTCTGCCTACCAATGCTCTGAACCTAAAATTGCCCCTCCCATATCTTAATAAAATGTTTATAACTATAAATGAAGGTACAGGATCTTTATGGATAAAATATATGATGAAAAAAAGAGGAGGACCAGTAGACATTCAGATCATAGTTAAAAGTATCAAGATTAGGTAAATCAATTCAAAGATGAATGCATTTTATAATCTTACCGATTGTAATTACCAACAGCACATCTGCCTTCAACTGTTTTCAAGCAAGCTGCAGATTTATTCTGGTTAGTCTACATGGTTAGATAaattaattttagttggaagaaAGTAATCAAAATACCATAATAACTCCCTGCAACGAAAAGCAAAATGGAAGCTGCTAATACAATAACCTAACAGAAAATTTTGGTAATGCAGAACATAAAAATATGTAAGTCTAAAATGTAGTAGGTGGACAAGAACAGCACagtgataaagaaaaaaaaaagttgctaATACAATAAgttaataggatatttcagcaatTCAGGATGTAAATATGTGCAAGTCTAAAATATAGTCAAAGGACGAATAGTGCAGTAGCAGTTATCATGGTAAATTAGATCCAACAGAATAGTATCTCCTATGCATAGTTGCACCTGAAGTGATGTTTTTCCTTTATAAAGTAaaacatgaagataaaatatgaaaataaactgTGACCAATCAGTGTTATCACAACAACAGCAATAACAAATCAGAAGGCCCCAATTAGTTATGGtatgctacatggatctttttccGCCACTGAGTTCTGCTAATGCTATTTTTACTAGTCAAACTCAGTGTCATCACATCTCTTTCTGATGTTTCACAAAATTCTTTTACCTCTTATCACCCCACTAACCCTAATTGATTCACCACATTCATTTGGTGCATTTCATTGGTCTCCTTCAGACATCTCAGTAGGAACTATTCCAAATTGTTCAAAAGTGcaaatatttcttattctatGTGTTTTTAATAATCTCAGAGATTTATCTGAACAAGTAATCTCTGCACCACTAAGTTTTCATAAATGTTGTTTTCCAACTCAGCACAATGCACAAACAAAAGATTACCAGTCTTACCATTATTTGAGTGTAATCATGGCACGGTTGGACTAGTGAAGCCACAACAAAAACCATATTGGAATTAGATTTCACAGTGCAGAAAAAATAATGAATAAACTACAGAAACCATGGAAGTTTCTAAACATATCTCTTTGAGACACTTTTACAAAGATGAGAAGTTTGTTCATTAAAGAGTATAAACTGGTGTTACCTATATGGCTATATGTTAGAATTAGGTTAACAACAGATTGCCATGTACATCTCATCCAAAAAAATATAAGGAGCTTAAGCACATGACCGATGGG from Musa acuminata AAA Group cultivar baxijiao chromosome BXJ1-3, Cavendish_Baxijiao_AAA, whole genome shotgun sequence encodes the following:
- the LOC135626904 gene encoding uncharacterized protein LOC135626904 isoform X2; amino-acid sequence: MLWVEKRGPLRDILLIVFSHLFLFHINIACALHVLTTRPIGTVTHRERSRRRPRRKSVGMEGGGTVVASPGTTGSPPSPGVPPVGLSDDHMEELLRFTLSLAASPTADDPHLALSVSPDYCSRLLQPEPSPLSPLPLDGSENTSGGAPPYPLYKHLARAIRRCIHSRSFSRSAGSVVASIPVDESVKTKESDWDALILDKGSELLSMFNAVDFELHVQEPFFSQLRACLKTVEGRCAVGNYNRMVPGSLILFNKCLLLEVQHVNRYSSFSDMLQAETLAKVLPGVATIDDGVQIYRKFYTEEKEMSNGVLAISVSKPTTQPYDSLAKLLSGLSYDGIAGLLGMAHTVGTVPDALPPPRSLLISSSMQPTRPTVEGCSLTDAARALSKHVNRSSSGWWGVLSGSESNKNRLALEAVNLLLNNCCWMNVHLIQPHGPVFEIRVPEGFGARWSKDGLKFIGFLEPYTEEGFSKGWKH